The Pan paniscus chromosome 1, NHGRI_mPanPan1-v2.0_pri, whole genome shotgun sequence genome has a segment encoding these proteins:
- the HRNR gene encoding hornerin, translated as MPKLLQGIITVIDVFYQYATQHGEYDTLNKAELKELLENEFHQILKNPNDPDTVDIILQSLDRDHNKKVDFTEYLLMIFKLVQARNKIIGKDYYQVSGSKLRDDTHQHQEEQEETEKEENKRQESSFNHSSWSAGENDSYSRNVRGSLKPGTESISRRLSFQRDFSGQHNSYSCQSSSYGEQNSDSHQSSGRSQCGSGSGQSPNYGQHSSGSGQSSSNDTHGSGSGFSQHKSTSGQSSGYSQHGSGSGHYSGYRQHGSRSGQSSRGERHRSSSGSSSSYGQHGSGSRQSSGHGRQGSGSHQSPSHVRHGSGSGHSSSHGQHGSGSSYSSSRGHYESGSGQTSGFGQHESGSGQSSGYSQHGSGSGHSSSQGRHGSTSGQASSSGQHGSSSRQSSSYGQHESASRHSSGRDQHSSGSGQSPGHGQRRSGSEQSPSSGQHGTGFGQSSSSGPYVSGSGYSSGFGHHESGSGHSSGYTQHGSGSGHSSGHGQHGSRSGQSSRGERQGSSAGSSSSYGQHGSGSRQSLGHSRHGSGSGQSPSPSRGRLESGSGQSSSYGPHGSGSGRSSSRGPYESGSGHSSGLGHQESRSGQSSGYGQHGSSSGHSSTHGQHGSTSGQSSSCGQHGATSGQSSRHGQHGSGSSQSSRHGQQGSGSGQSPSRGRHGSDFGHSSSYGQHGSGSGWSSSNGPHGSVSGQSSSFGHKSGSGQSSGYSQHGSGSTHSSGYRNHGSRSGQSSRSEQHGSSSGLSSSYGQRGSGSHQSSGHGRQGSGSGHSPSRVRHGSSSGHSSSHGQHRSGTSCSSSCGHYESGSGQASDFGQHESGSGQSSGYSQHSSGSGHSSSQGQYGSMSGQSSSYGQHGSSSGQSSSYGQHESASRHASGRGRHGSGSGQSPGHGQRGSGSGQSPSYGRHGSGSGRSSSSGRHGSGSGRSSGFGHKSSSGQSSGYSQHGSGSGHSSGYGQHGSRSGQSSRSEQHGSSSGSSSSYGQHGSGSRQSLGHGQHGSGSGQSPSPSRGRHGSGSGQSSSYGPYGSGSGWSSSRGPYESGSGHSSGLGHRESCSGQSSGYGQHGSSSGHSSTHGQHGSTSGQSSSCGQHGASSGQSSSHGQHGSGSSQSSGYGRQGSGSGQSPGHGQRGSGSRQSPSYGRHGSGSGRSSSSGQHGSGLGESSGFGHHESSSGQSSSYSQHGSGSGHSSGYGQHGSRSGQSSRGERHGSSSGSSSRYGQHGSGSRQSSGHGQHGSGSGQSPSPSRGRHGSGSGQSSSYGPHGSGSGRSSSRGTYESGSGHSSGLGQQESRSGQSSGYSQHGSSSGHSSTHGQHGSTSGRSSSCGQHGASSSQSSSHSQHGSGSSQFSSYGQQGSGSGQSPSRGRHGSSSGHSSSYGRHGSGSGRSSSNGPHGSGSGQSSGFGHHESSSWQSSGYTQHGSGSGHSSSYEQHGSRSGQSSRGERHGSSSGSSSSYGQYGSGSYQSSGHGRQGSGSGQSPSPSRGRHVSGSRQSSSYGPHGSGSGRSSSRGPYESGSGHSSRLGQQESRSGQSSGYGQHGSSSGHSSTHGQHGSTSGQSSSCGQHGASSGQSSSHGQHGSGSSQSSGYGRQGSGSGQSPSRGRHGSGSEHSSSYGQRGSGSSWSSSNGPHGSGSGQSSGFGHRESGSGQSSGYSKHGSGSGHSSGYGQHGSRSGQSSRGERHRPSSGSPSSYGQHGSGSRQSSGYGRQGSGSGQSPSRGQHGSGSGHSSSHGQHRSGSSCSSSRGHYESGSGQASGFGQHESGSGQSSGYSQNSSGSGHSSSQGQYGSMSGQSSSYGQHGSSSGQSSSYGQHESASRHASGRGRHGSGSGQSPGHGQHGSGSGQSPSYGRHGSGSSRSSSSGRHGSGSGRSSGFGHKSSSGQSSGYSQHGSGSGHSSGYRQHGSRSGQSSRSEQHGSSSGSSSSYGQHESGSRQSLGHGQHGSGSGQSPSPSRGRHGSGSGQSSSYGPYGSGSGWSSSRGPYESGSGHSSGLGHRESRSGQSSGYSQHGSSSGHSSTHGQHGSTSGQSSSCGQHGASSGQSSSHGQHGSGSSQSSGYGRQGSGSGQSPSRGRHGSGSGHSSSYGQHGSGSGWSSSNGPHGSGSGQSSSFGHHESSSGQSSSYSQHGSGSGHSSGYGQHSSRSGQSSRGEQHGSSSGLSSSYGQHGSGSHQSSGHGQQGSGSGHSPSRVRHWSGSGHSSSHGQHGSGSSCSSSRGHYKSGSGQASGFGQHESGSGQGYSQHGSGSGHFSSHGRHGSTSGQSSSSGQHGCSSGQSSSFGQHESASRHTSGHGRHGSGSGQSPGHGQDGSGSGQSPSYGRHGSGSGQSSSNGPHGSGSGQSSGFGHHESSSQQSSGYSQHGSGSGHSFSYGQHGSRSGQSSRGERHGSSSGSSSSYGEHGSGSCQSSGHGRQGSGSGQPPSPSRGRHGSGSGQSSSYGPHGSGSGRSSSRGPYESGSGHSSGLGQQESCSGQSSGYGQHGSSSGYSSTHGQHGSTSGQSPSYGQHGASSGQSSSHGQHGSGSSQSSGYGRQGSGSGQSPGHGQCGSGSRESPSYGRHGSGSGRSSSSGQHGSGLGESSGFGHHESSSGQSSSYSQHGSGSGHSSGYGKHGSRSGQSSRGERHRSSSGSPSSYGQHGSGSRQSSGHGRQGSGSGQSPSRGRHGSSSGHSSSHGQHRSGSSCSSSRGHYESGSGQASGFGQHESGSGQSSGYSQNSSGSGHSSSQGQHGSMSGQSSSYGQHGSSSGQSSSYGQHESASRHASGHGRHGSGSGQSPGHGQRGSGSGQSPSYGRHGSGSGRSSSSARHGSGSGQSSGFGHKSSSGQSSGYSQHGSGSGHSSGYGQHGSRSGQSSRSEQHGSSSGSSSSYGQHGSGSHQSLGHGQHGSGSGQSPSPSRGRHGSGSGQSSSYGPYGSASGWSSSRGPYESGSGHSSGLGQQESRSGQSSGYGQHGSSSGHSSTHGQHGSTSGQSSSCGQHGASSGQSSSHGQHGSGSSQSSGYGRQGSGSGQSPGHGQRGSGSRESPSYGRHGSGSGRSSSSGQHGSGLGESSGFGHHESSSGQSSSYSQHGSGSGHSSGYGQHGSRSGQSSRGERHGSSSGSSSRYGQHGSGSRQSSGHGQHGSGSGQSPSPSRGRHVSGSGQSSSYGPHGSGSGRSSSRGTYESGSGHSSGLGQQESCSGQSSGYGQHGSSSGHSSTHGQHGSTSGQSSSCGQHGASSGQSSSHGQHGSGSSQSSGYGRQGSGSGQSPSRGRHGSGSEHSSSYGQHGSGSSWSSSNGPHGSGSGQSSGFGHHESGSGQSSGYSQHGSGSGHSSGYGQHGSRSGQSSRSEQHGSSSGLSSSYGQHGSGSRQSLGHGQHGSGSGQSPSPSRGRHGSGSGQSSSYGPYGSGSGWSSSRGPYESGSGHSSGLGHRESRSGQSSGYGQHGSSSGHSSTHGQHGSTSGQSSSCGQHGASSGQSSSHGQHGSGSSQSSGYGQQGSGSGQPPSHGRHWSGSGHSSSYGQHGSGSGRSSSHGPYESRSGHSSVFGQHESGSGHSSAYSQHGSGSEHFCSQGQHGSTSGQSSTFDQEVSSTGQSSSYGHRGSGSSQSSGYGQHGAGSGQSLSHGRHGSGSGQSSSYGQHGSGSGQSSGYSQHGSGSGQDGYSYCKGGSNHEGGSSGSYFLSFPSSTSPYEYVQEQRCYFYQ; from the exons atgcctaaacTCCTACAAGGCATCATCACTGTCATCGATGTTTTCTACCAATATGCCACCCAGCATGGGGAGTATGATACGTTGAACAAGGCAGAGCTGAAAGAACTTCTGGAAAATGAGTTTCATCAAATTCTGAAG AATCCAAACGATCCAGATACTGTGGATATCATCTTGCAAAGTCTGGATCGAGACCATAACAAGAAAGTGGATTTTACTGAGTATCTTCTGATGATATTCAAGCTGGTTCAGGCTCGTAATAAAATCATTGGCAAAGATTACTACCAAGTTTCAGGGTCAAAGCTGAGAGATGACACTCACCAGCACCAAGAGGAacaagaagaaactgaaaaagaggAGAACAAACGGCAAGAATCCTCTTTTAATCATTCAAGTTGGAGTGCAGGAGAGAATGATTCCTATTCCAGAAACGTCAGAGGAAGTCTTAAACCTGGGACTGAATCCATATCCAGAAGACTGAGTTTTCAAAGAGACTTTTCTGGCCAACATAACTCCTACTCATGTCAGTCTTCCAGCTATGGTGAGCAAAACTCCGACTCCCATCAGTCTTCGGGCCGCAGCCAATGTGGGTCTGGGTCAGGGCAGTCTCCCAACTATGGCCAACACAGCTCTGGCTCCGGACAGTCTTCCAGCAATGACACACATGGGTCTGGCTCTGGCTTTAGTCAACACAAGTCTACCTCAGGGCAGTCCTCTGGTTACAGTCAGCATGGATCTGGCTCAGGTCACTACTCTGGCTACAGACAACACGGCTCTAGGTCAGGACAGTCATCTAGGGGTGAACGACACAGATCTAGCTCAGGTTCGTCTTCAAGCTATGGTCAGCATGGGTCTGGTTCCCGTCAGTCTTCGGGCCACGGCCGACAAGGGTCTGGATCTCACCAGTCTCCTAGCCATGTCCGACATGGGTCCGGTTCGGGGCACTCCTCCAGCCACGGCCAACACGGGTCTGGCTCAAGTTACTCTTCCAGCCGTGGCCATTATGAGTCTGGCTCAGGCCAGACTTCTGGCTTTGGGCAACACGAGTCTGGCTCAGGACAGTCCTCTGGCTATAGTCAGCATGGTTCTGGCTCAGGTCACTCCTCTAGCCAGGGGCGACATGGATCTACATCAGGGCAGGCATCAAGCTCCGGCCAACATGGCTCTAGCTCACGTCAGTCTTCAAGCTATGGTCAGCATGAGTCTGCCTCCCGTCACTCTTCAGGCCGCGACCAACACAGCTCTGGATCTGGCCAGTCTCCAGGCCACGGCCAGCGTAGGTCTGGGTCAGAGCAGTCTCCCAGCTCCGGCCAACATGGGACTGGCTTCGGTCAATCTTCCAGCAGTGGCCCATATGTGTCTGGTTCAGGCTACTCTTCTGGCTTTGGTCACCACGAGTCTGGCTCAGGGCATTCCTCTGGTTACACTCAGCATGGATCTGGCTCAGGTCACTCCTCTGGCCACGGACAACATGGCTCTAGGTCAGGACAGTCATCTAGGGGTGAACGACAAGGATCTAGCGCAGGTTCATCTTCCAGCTATGGTCAGCATGGGTCTGGCTCCCGTCAATCTTTGGGACACAGCCGACATGGGTCTGGATCTGGCCAGTCTCCTAGCCCTAGCCGTGGCCGTCTTGAGTCTGGTTCCGGGCAGTCTTCCAGCTATGGCCCACATGGGTCTGGCTCAGGGAGGTCTTCAAGCCGTGGCCCATATGAGTCTGGCTCCGGTCACTCTTCTGGCTTAGGTCACCAAGAGTCTCGCTCAGGACAGTCCTCTGGCTACGGTCAACACGGATCTAGCTCGGGTCATTCCTCTACCCACGGGCAACATGGTTCTACATCAGGACAGTCATCGAGCTGTGGCCAACATGGAGCTACCTCAGGTCAGTCTTCCAGGCACGGTCAGCATGGCTCTGGCTCAAGTCAGTCTTCTCGCCATGGCCAACAGGGCTCTGGATCTGGCCAGTCTCCTAGTCGCGGCCGACATGGGTCCGATTTCGGGCACTCTTCCAGCTACGGCCAACATGGGTCTGGCTCCGGTTGGTCTTCCAGCAATGGCCCACATGGGTCTGTCTCAGGCCAGTCTTCCAGCTTTGGTCACAAGTCTGGCTCAGGGCAGTCCTCTGGTTACAGTCAGCATGGATCTGGCTCAACTCACTCCTCCGGCTACAGAAATCACGGCTCTAGGTCAGGACAGTCATCTAGGAGTGAACAACACGGATCTAGCTCAGGTTTGTCTTCCAGCTATGGTCAGCGTGGGTCGGGCTCCCATCAATCTTCGGGCCACGGCCGACAAGGGTCTGGATCTGGCCACTCTCCTAGCCGTGTCCGACATGGGTCCAGTTCAGGGCACTCCTCCAGCCACGGCCAACACAGGTCTGGCACAAGTTGTTCTTCCAGCTGTGGCCATTATGAGTCTGGCTCAGGCCAGGCTTCTGATTTTGGGCAACACGAGTCTGGCTCAGGACAGTCCTCTGGCTACAGTCAGCATAGTTCTGGCTCAGGTCACTCCTCTAGCCAGGGACAATATGGATCTATGTCAGGGCAGTCGTCAAGCTACGGCCAACATGGCTCTAGCTCAGGTCAATCTTCCAGCTATGGTCAGCATGAGTCTGCCTCCCGTCACGCTTCGGGCCGCGGCCGACACGGCTCTGGATCTGGCCAGTCTCCAGGCCACGGCCAGCGTGGGTCTGGGTCAGGGCAGTCTCCCAGCTATGGCCGACATGGATCTGGCTCCGGTCGGTCTTCCAGCAGTGGCCGTCATGGCTCTGGCTCAGGCCGGTCTTCTGGCTTTGGTCACAAGTCTAGCTCAGGGCAGTCCTCTGGTTACAGTCAGCATGGATCTGGCTCAGGTCACTCCTCCGGCTATGGACAACACGGCTCTAGGTCAGGACAGTCATCTAGGAGCGAACAACATGGATCTAGCTCAGGTTCATCTTCCAGCTATGGTCAGCATGGGTCTGGCTCCCGTCAGTCTTTGGGCCACGGCCAACATGGGTCTGGATCTGGCCAGTCTCCTAGCCCTAGCCGTGGCCGACATGGGTCTGGTTCTGGGCAGTCTTCCAGCTACGGCCCATATGGGTCTGGCTCAGGGTGGTCTTCCAGCCGTGGCCCATATGAGTCTGGCTCCGGTCACTCTTCTGGCTTAGGTCACCGAGAGTCTTGCTCAGGACAGTCCTCTGGCTACGGTCAACATGGATCTAGCTCAGGTCATTCCTCTACCCATGGGCAACATGGTTCTACATCAGGACAGTCATCGAGCTGTGGCCAACATGGAGCTAGCTCAGGTCAGTCTTCCAGCCACGGTCAGCATGGCTCTGGCTCAAGTCAGTCTTCTGGCTATGGCCGACAGGGCTCTGGATCTGGCCAATCTCCAGGCCACGGCCAACGTGGGTCTGGGTCAAGGCAGTCTCCCAGCTACGGCCGACATGGGTCTGGCTCCGGTCGGTCTTCCAGCAGTGGCCAACATGGGTCTGGCTTAGGCGAGTCTTCTGGCTTTGGTCACCACGAGTCTAGCTCAGGGCAGTCCTCTAGTTACAGTCAGCATGGATCTGGCTCAGGTCACTCCTCCGGCTATGGACAACACGGCTCTAGATCAGGACAGTCATCTAGGGGTGAACGACACGGATCTAGCTCAGGTTCATCTTCCCGCTATGGTCAGCATGGGTCTGGCTCCCGTCAGTCTTCGGGCCACGGCCAACACGGGTCTGGATCTGGCCAGTCTCCGAGCCCTAGCCGTGGCAGACATGGGTCTGGTTCTGGGCAGTCTTCCAGCTACGGCCCACATGGGTCTGGTTCAGGGCGGTCTTCCAGCCGTGGCACATATGAGTCTGGCTCCGGTCATTCTTCTGGCTTAGGTCAACAAGAGTCTCGCTCAGGACAGTCCTCTGGCTACAGTCAACACGGATCTAGCTCGGGTCATTCCTCTACCCATGGGCAACATGGTTCTACATCAGGACGGTCATCGAGCTGTGGCCAACATGGAGCTAGCTCAAGTCAGTCTTCCAGCCACAGTCAGCATGGCTCTGGCTCAAGTCAGTTTTCTAGCTATGGCCAACAGGGCTCTGGATCTGGCCAGTCTCCTAGTCGCGGCCGACATGGGTCCAGTTCCGGGCACTCTTCCAGCTACGGCCGACATGGGTCTGGCTCCGGTCGGTCTTCCAGCAATGGCCCACATGGGTCGGGCTCAGGTCAGTCTTCTGGATTTGGTCACCACGAGTCTAGCTCATGGCAGTCCTCTGGTTACACTCAGCATGGATCTGGCTCAGGTCACTCCTCCAGCTACGAACAACATGGCTCTAGGTCAGGACAGTCATCTAGGGGTGAACGACACGGATCTAGCTCAGGTTCATCTTCCAGCTATGGTCAGTATGGGTCTGGCTCCTATCAGTCTTCGGGCCATGGCCGACAAGGGTCTGGATCTGGCCAGTCTCCTAGCCCTAGCCGTGGCAGACATGTGTCTGGTTCCAGGCAGTCTTCCAGCTATGGCCCACATGGGTCTGGCTCAGGGCGGTCTTCCAGCCGTGGCCCATATGAGTCTGGCTCAGGTCACTCTTCTCGCTTAGGTCAACAAGAGTCTCGCTCAGGACAGTCCTCTGGCTACGGTCAACACGGATCTAGCTCGGGTCATTCCTCTACCCATGGGCAACATGGTTCTACATCAGGACAGTCATCAAGCTGTGGCCAACATGGAGCTAGCTCAGGTCAGTCTTCCAGCCACGGTCAGCATGGCTCTGGCTCAAGTCAGTCTTCTGGCTATGGCCGACAGGGCTCTGGATCTGGCCAGTCTCCTAGTCGCGGCCGACATGGGTCCGGTTCCGAGCACTCTTCCAGCTACGGCCAACGTGGGTCTGGCTCCAGTTGGTCTTCCAGCAATGGCCCACATGGGTCTGGCTCAGGCCAGTCTTCTGGCTTTGGTCACCGTGAGTCTGGCTCAGGCCAGTCCTCTGGTTACAGTAAGCATGGATCTGGCTCAGGTCACTCCTCCGGCTATGGACAACACGGCTCTAGGTCAGGACAGTCCTCTAGGGGCGAACGACACAGACCTAGCTCAGGTTCGCCTTCCAGCTATGGTCAGCATGGGTCTGGCTCCCGTCAGTCTTCAGGCTACGGCCGACAAGGGTCTGGATCTGGCCAGTCCCCTAGCCGCGGCCAACATGGGTCCGGTTCGGGGCACTCCTCCAGCCACGGCCAACACAGGTCTGGCTCAAGTTGTTCTTCCAGCCGTGGCCATTATGAGTCTGGCTCAGGCCAAGCTTCTGGCTTTGGGCAACACGAGTCTGGCTCAGGACAGTCCTCTGGCTATAGTCAGAATAGTTCTGGCTCAGGTCACTCCTCTAGCCAGGGACAATATGGATCTATGTCAGGGCAGTCATCAAGCTACGGCCAACATGGCTCTAGCTCAGGTCAATCTTCCAGCTATGGTCAGCATGAGTCTGCCTCCCGTCACGCTTCGGGCCGCGGCCGACACGGCTCTGGATCTGGCCAGTCTCCAGGCCACGGCCAGCATGGGTCTGGGTCAGGGCAGTCTCCCAGCTATGGCCGACATGGATCTGGCTCCAGTCGGTCTTCCAGCAGTGGCCGTCATGGCTCTGGCTCAGGCCGGTCTTCTGGCTTTGGTCACAAGTCTAGCTCAGGGCAGTCCTCTGGTTACAGTCAGCATGGATCTGGCTCAGGTCACTCCTCCGGCTACAGACAACACGGCTCTAGGTCAGGACAGTCATCTAGGAGCGAACAACATGGATCTAGCTCAGGTTCATCTTCCAGCTATGGTCAGCATGAGTCTGGCTCCCGTCAGTCTTTGGGCCACGGCCAACATGGGTCTGGATCTGGCCAGTCTCCTAGTCCTAGCCGTGGCCGACATGGGTCTGGTTCCGGGCAGTCTTCCAGCTACGGCCCATATGGGTCTGGCTCAGGGTGGTCTTCCAGCCGTGGCCCATATGAGTCTGGCTCTGGTCACTCTTCTGGCTTAGGTCACCGAGAGTCTCGCTCAGGACAGTCCTCTGGCTACAGTCAACATGGATCTAGCTCAGGTCATTCCTCTACCCATGGGCAACATGGTTCTACATCAGGACAGTCATCGAGCTGTGGCCAACATGGAGCTAGCTCAGGTCAGTCTTCCAGCCACGGTCAGCATGGCTCTGGCTCAAGTCAGTCTTCTGGCTATGGCCGACAGGGCTCTGGATCTGGCCAGTCTCCTAGTCGTGGCCGACATGGGTCCGGTTCCGGGCACTCTTCCAGCTACGGCCAACATGGGTCTGGCTCCGGTTGGTCTTCCAGCAATGGCCCACATGGGTCTGGCTCAGGCCAGTCTTCTAGCTTTGGTCACCACGAGTCTAGCTCAGGGCAGTCCTCTAGTTACAGTCAGCATGGATCTGGCTCAGGTCACTCTTCTGGCTACGGACAACACAGCTCTAGGTCAGGACAGTCATCTAGGGGCGAACAACACGGATCTAGCTCAGGTTTGTCTTCCAGCTATGGTCAGCATGGTTCAGGCTCCCATCAATCTTCGGGCCACGGCCAACAAGGGTCTGGATCTGGCCACTCTCCTAGCCGTGTCCGACATTGGTCTGGTTCAGGACACTCCTCCAGCCACGGCCAACACGGGTCTGGCTCAAGTTGTTCTTCCAGCCGTGGCCATTATAAGTCTGGCTCAGGCCAGGCTTCTGGCTTTGGGCAACACGAGTCTGGCTCAGGACAGGGCTATAGTCAGCATGGTTCTGGCTCAGGTCACTTCTCTAGCCACGGACGACATGGATCTACATCAGGGCAGTCATCAAGCTCCGGCCAACATGGCTGTAGCTCAGGTCAATCTTCCAGCTTTGGTCAGCATGAGTCTGCCTCCCGTCACACTTCGGGCCACGGCCGACACGGCTCTGGATCTGGCCAGTCTCCAGGTCATGGCCAGGATGGGTCTGGGTCAGGGCAGTCTCCCAGCTACGGCCGACATGGGTCTGGCTCCGGTCAGTCTTCCAGCAATGGCCCACATGGGTCGGGCTCAGGCCAGTCTTCTGGCTTTGGTCACCATGAGTCTAGCTCACAGCAGTCCTCTGGTTACAGTCAGCATGGATCTGGCTCAGGTCACTCCTTCAGCTACGGACAACACGGCTCTAGGTCAGGACAGTCATCTAGGGGTGAACGACATGGATCTAGCTCAGGTTCCTCTTCCAGCTATGGTGAGCATGGGTCTGGCTCCTGTCAGTCTTCGGGCCATGGCCGACAAGGGTCTGGATCTGGCCAGCCTCCTAGCCCTAGCCGTGGCAGACATGGGTCTGGTTCCGGGCAGTCCTCCAGCTATGGCCCACATGGGTCTGGCTCAGGGCGGTCTTCCAGCCGTGGCCCATATGAGTCTGGCTCAGGTCACTCTTCTGGCTTAGGTCAACAAGAGTCTTGCTCAGGACAGTCCTCTGGCTACGGTCAACATGGATCTAGCTCGGGTTATTCCTCTACCCATGGGCAACATGGTTCTACATCAGGACAGTCACCGAGCTATGGCCAACATGGAGCTAGCTCAGGTCAGTCTTCCAGCCATGGTCAGCATGGCTCTGGCTCAAGTCAGTCTTCTGGCTATGGCCGACAGGGCTCTGGATCGGGCCAATCTCCAGGCCACGGCCAATGTGGGTCTGGGTCAAGGGAGTCTCCCAGCTATGGCCGACATGGGTCTGGCTCTGGTCGGTCTTCCAGCAGTGGCCAACATGGGTCTGGCTTAGGCGAGTCTTCTGGCTTTGGTCACCACGAGTCTAGCTCAGGGCAGTCCTCTAGTTACAGTCAGCATGGATCTGGCTCAGGTCACTCCTCCGGCTATGGAAAACACGGCTCTAGGTCAGGACAGTCCTCTAGGGGCGAACGACACAGATCTAGCTCAGGTTCGCCTTCCAGCTATGGTCAGCATGGGTCTGGCTCCCGTCAGTCTTCAGGCCACGGCCGACAAGGGTCTGGATCTGGCCAGTCCCCTAGCCGTGGCCGACATGGGTCCAGTTCGGGGCACTCCTCCAGCCACGGCCAACACAGGTCTGGCTCAAGTTGTTCTTCCAGCCGTGGCCATTATGAGTCTGGCTCAGGCCAAGCTTCTGGCTTTGGGCAACACGAGTCTGGCTCAGGACAGTCCTCTGGCTATAGTCAGAATAGTTCTGGCTCAGGTCATTCCTCTAGCCAGGGACAACATGGATCTATGTCAGGGCAGTCATCAAGCTACGGCCAACATGGCTCTAGCTCAGGTCAATCTTCCAGCTATGGTCAGCATGAGTCTGCCTCCCGTCACGCTTCGGGCCACGGCCGACACGGCTCTGGATCTGGCCAGTCTCCAGGCCATGGCCAGCGTGGGTCTGGGTCAGGGCAGTCTCCCAGCTATGGCCGACATGGGTCTGGCTCCGGTCGGTCTTCCAGCAGTGCCCGACATGGGTCTGGCTCAGGCCAGTCTTCTGGCTTTGGTCACAAGTCTAGCTCAGGGCAGTCCTCTGGTTACAGTCAGCATGGATCTGGCTCAGGTCACTCCTCCGGCTATGGACAACACGGCTCTAGGTCAGGACAGTCATCTAGGAGCGAACAACATGGATCTAGCTCAGGTTCGTCTTCCAGCTATGGTCAGCATGGGTCTGGCTCCCATCAGTCTTTGGGCCACGGCCAACATGGGTCTGGATCTGGCCAGTCTCCTAGCCCTAGCCGTGGCCGACATGGGTCTGGTTCTGGGCAGTCTTCCAGCTACGGCCCATATGGGTCTGCTTCAGGGTGGTCTTCCAGCCGTGGCCCATATGAGTCTGGCTCCGGTCACTCTTCTGGCTTAGGTCAACAAGAGTCTCGCTCAGGACAGTCCTCTGGCTACGGTCAACATGGATCTAGCTCAGGTCATTCCTCTACCCATGGGCAACATGGTTCTACATCAGGACAGTCATCGAGCTGTGGCCAACATGGAGCTAGCTCAGGTCAGTCTTCCAGCCACGGTCAGCATGGCTCTGGCTCAAGTCAGTCTTCTGGCTATGGCCGACAGGGCTCTGGATCTGGCCAGTCTCCAGGCCACGGCCAGCGTGGGTCTGGGTCAAGGGAGTCTCCCAGCTATGGCCGACATGGGTCTGGCTCCGGTCGGTCTTCCAGCAGTGGCCAACATGGGTCTGGCTTAGGCGAGTCTTCTGGCTTTGGTCACCACGAGTCTAGCTCAGGGCAGTCCTCTAGTTACAGTCAGCATGGATCTGGCTCAGGTCACTCCTCCGGCTACGGGCAACACGGCTCTAGATCAGGACAGTCATCTAGGGGTGAACGACACGGATCTAGCTCAGGTTCATCTTCCCGCTATGGTCAGCATGGGTCTGGCTCCCGTCAGTCTTCGGGCCACGGCCAACACGGGTCTGGATCTGGCCAGTCTCCTAGCCCTAGCCGTGGCAGACATGTATCTGGTTCCGGGCAGTCTTCCAGCTACGGCCCACATGGGTCTGGTTCAGGGCGGTCTTCCAGCCGTGGCACATATGAGTCTGGCTCCGGTCATTCTTCTGGCTTAGGTCAACAAGAGTCTTGCTCAGGACAGTCCTCTGGCTACGGTCAACACGGATCTAGCTCGGGTCATTCCTCTACCCATGGGCAACATGGTTCTACATCAGGACAGTCATCGAGCTGTGGCCAACATGGAGCTAGCTCAGGTCAGTCTTCCAGCCACGGTCAGCATGGCTCTGGCTCAAGTCAGTCTTCTGGCTATGGCCGACAGGGCTCTGGATCTGGCCAGTCTCCTAGTCGCGGCCGACATGGGTCCGGCTCCGAGCACTCTTCCAGCTACGGCCAACATGGGTCTGGCTCCAGTTGGTCTTCCAGCAATGGCCCACATGGGTCTGGCTCAGGCCAGTCTTCTGGCTTTGGTCACCACGAGTCTGGCTCAGGCCAGTCCTCTGGTTACAGTCAGCATGGATCTGGCTCAGGTCACTCCTCCGGCTATGGACAACACGGCTCTAGGTCAGGACAGTCATCTAGGAGCGAACAACATGGATCTAGCTCAGGTTTGTCTTCCAGCTATGGTCAGCATGGGTCTGGCTCCCGTCAGTCTTTGGGCCACGGCCAACATGGGTCTGGATCTGGCCAGTCTCCTAGTCCTAGCCGTGGCCGACATGGGTCTGGTTCTGGGCAGTCTTCCAGCTACGGCCCATATGGGTCTGGCTCAGGGTGGTCTTCCAGCCGTGGCCCATATGAGTCTGGCTCCGGTCACTCTTCTGGCTTAGGTCACCGAGAGTCTCGCTCAGGACAGTCCTCTGGCTACGGTCAACATGGATCTAGCTCAGGTCATTCCTCTACCCATGGGCAACATGGTTCTACATCAGGACAGTCATCGAGCTGTGGCCAACATGGAGCTAGCTCAGGTCAGTCTTCCAGCCACGGTCAGCATGGCTCTGGCTCAAGTCAGTCTTCTGGCTATGGCCAACAGGGCTCTGGATCTGGCCAGCCTCCTAGTCATGGCCGACATTGGTCCGGTTCTGGGCACTCTTCCAGCTACGGCCAACATGGGTCTGGCTCAGGTCGTTCTTCCAGCCATGGCCCATATGAGTCTCGCTCGGGTCACTCTTCTGTCTTTGGTCAACATGAGTCTGGCTCAGGACATTCCTCTGCTTACAGTCAGCATGGTAGTGGCTCAGAGCACTTCTGTAGCCAAGGACAGCATGGTTCTACATCAGGACAGTCATCAACCTTTGACCAGGAGGTATCTAGCACAGGCCAGTCTTCCAGCTATGGCCACCGTGGCTCTGGCTCCAGTCAGTCTTCTGGCTATGGCCAACACGGGGCTGGATCTGGCCAGTCTCTTAGCCACGGCCGACACGGGTCTGGTTCAGGGCAGTCTTCCAGCTACGGCCAACATGGGTCTGGCTCAGGACAGTCCTCTGGTTATAGTCAGCATGGAAGTGGCTCAGGGCAAGATGGGTATTCTTATTGCAAAGGAGGAAGTAACCATGAAGGGGGAAGTTCTGGCtcatattttctcagttttcctagTAGCACTTCACCCTATGAATATGTCCAAGAGCAGAGGTGCTACTTTTATCAgtga